TATTTTCACCAAACCGACGAAAGCTTTCAAACCACGCTTTCATTGACTTTTGATTTGCAATGACGAAAATCCAATGCCTCGTAGTAGACGATGAAAGGCTGGCCCTGGAAGTAATGGAGGCTAATATTGAGCGGGTACCGTTCCTGCATCTCGCGCAGCTGTGCGCAACACCCATGCAGGCGCTGGATTTTTTATCGCGAAACTCAGTCGATGTACTTTTTCTTGACATTGAAATGCCTGGGCTAAATGGATTGCAGTTTCTTCAGACATTGAAAAACCCGCCACTTGTGATCCTGACGACGGCCTACCCGCAATTTGCCGTTGATGCTTTCGAACTGAATGTGGTGGATTATCTCCTCAAACCCATTCCATTCAACCGATTTCTGGCGGCAGTACAAAAAGTACAGGCGCAATGGTCTGAAACAAGGCTTCGGAAGGACGGCCCGAACGAAGCAAAACCGCTCGACGGGCATATTTTTATTAAATCGGGCAGCAAAACGGTACGCATCGATTTACAGGAAATCCTGTTTATTGAGGGTAAGAAAGAGTACATCATGATCCATACCCGCCAGAGCCAGATCACAACGCAAGCTTCGCTAAGCAGCCTGATGGAAAAACTGCCGGCCAACCAGTTTGTAAGGATACACCGGTCATTTATCATTGCTTTGGCAAAAATAGAGAGCATTGAGCGAAACCGCGTCCTGATCGACAAGACCGAGATTCCGATCGGAGAATTTTATCGGGAAGATCTGCTTAAAAGGATTTCCTGAACTATTACCGTCTAGCCTTTCCACCTGACCGCGAGCGTACAAATACTGTCCGTTCGCGAACAAGTTTTTTGATCCGAAGAATATAAAAACAGCCTATATAGGCTATAAAGGGGATTTCTATTCTTGGGCACACTATTTGTTTAGCAAATAACAGAGAAATAGAATCTGCGCTCATAACCTTAAAAATGGAGAGATCTTACCTGGGAGAATTCGAGGAACTGGTACTGCTGGCAACAGCTGTCCTGGAAGACGGTGCATACGGCCTTACCATCGTTTCGGAACTAAAACAACGCACCAACCGCAGCATAAGCCTCAGCGGTGTGCACGTTGCATTGTACCGGCTGGAAGAAAAAGGATTGCTCAGCTCTGAGCTGGGCGGCGCGACTGCATCCCGCGGCGGGCGACGAAAAAGAATGTTCCGAGTCACAGCTTCGGGGCAACAAACGCTGGACA
The genomic region above belongs to Dyadobacter pollutisoli and contains:
- a CDS encoding LytR/AlgR family response regulator transcription factor, whose amino-acid sequence is MTKIQCLVVDDERLALEVMEANIERVPFLHLAQLCATPMQALDFLSRNSVDVLFLDIEMPGLNGLQFLQTLKNPPLVILTTAYPQFAVDAFELNVVDYLLKPIPFNRFLAAVQKVQAQWSETRLRKDGPNEAKPLDGHIFIKSGSKTVRIDLQEILFIEGKKEYIMIHTRQSQITTQASLSSLMEKLPANQFVRIHRSFIIALAKIESIERNRVLIDKTEIPIGEFYREDLLKRIS
- a CDS encoding PadR family transcriptional regulator, giving the protein MERSYLGEFEELVLLATAVLEDGAYGLTIVSELKQRTNRSISLSGVHVALYRLEEKGLLSSELGGATASRGGRRKRMFRVTASGQQTLDNIRQVRNELYDAIPGISLSPR